The Haloplanus sp. CK5-1 genome segment CCGGTCGTCGATCACATCCCACACCTCCTGTTCGTCGATGTCGAGACCGCTCTCTTGGGCGCGATCAACGAGCGACTCGACGTTTGCTTGGACGTCATCCGCCGCCAAATCGTCTGCGAACGCAATCTCAAGGGCGGCCTGAACGACGTGCTGTGTCGAGTCAAGATTCTCGTCAGTCACCCACGCGTAGTCACGTGGGAACACGTACGACTTGTCGAAATACGGTGGGTCATCGATCTCGCCCAATTCAGGCGCCTCCCCACCACTCTCCTTCTCGAAGACACCGACGATGTAGTCGCTGTATGTCGCGAGCAACGAAAACATGATATCGAACGTATTGAGTCGGTCAGTCGGGAGTTCGAGGAGATCGCCCATGATGAACGGATAGGCACCGAGCTGCTTCGTGAGTTCGTTCTGGACGGCGCGAAGCCGGCGGATATAGGGATCGCGATAGCTCCCCAAGATGAAATACGATGTCCGCTGACTCCAGAGATACGGCAATTCACGCTGGGTAAACCGCCAGATTTCCCGTTTCTCTGCGGGCTCCAGTTCGATGCCCCCGACGGCCTCGTGAACGACGGTCATAATCCCCCCAGCGTCCGGCGGCGGGCTTGGGTCGGTCATTAGCTGCCGATTCAAACCACACCAGCTTATTCCTTCTGAATCACTTTGGCTTTTTCTGGATTAACCAACTTGGATGACCCTAACTGTTATAGCGCCCTCCCTCGTACCAGCACGTATGAGCGAAACCGACACTGGTTCGGCCGATGCAGGGCCGTTCGCGGAACAGCAGCGGCTGTTCAAGCTGCTGTCCCAGGATACGCGCCATCTCATCATCCAGGAGCTGCTGGGCCATCCCGCCCATCTAATGTCGCTCGCCGAACTCGAGTATATGACCGGGAAGAGCCAGGCGGCCATCAAAGACCAGTTGGAGACGTTGATCGACGCCGGGCTCCTCGCACGCTACACGTACGAACCAAGCGAGGGGAAACGTGATCTCCCCTCCCAGTTCTACGGATTCACAGAGCGGGGGGTCGAGGTCCTCCACGACTACAAGTATCTCCGTGGGCTTCCGGTCGCACGTGCCCTCTACGAAAACACGCGCAAGACCGAGAAAATCGAGCGCCACGAATCGGCCCCTCGCCCGGAGCTTCCGGATGCCGTCGCGGAAGCCCTCGACTTCGACGAGCCCGATCTCGACGCCGTCGATGGTGGCACAAACCCATAGTTCGTTGTTGAACAGCACCGTTCTCAACGCTGCAGAGAAGGTACGCCGACTTCGTACCTTGGTCAGGACTCCGTGGGCTCCAGCATGGCTGGCTCGACGTTGATTCGGAGGCGATACGTACTGTCGGTCGATCCGGTGTCGGGCCGCGTCGGATCCAGCAGCGAGTACCCACTCGTGAACGACGCGACGAGTTCCTTGCGAGCGGGGAGGTCGATGCCGAGCTGGTCGGCGAGGTAGACGATCCGTTTGGTCGCAGCGCCGTTGTCGAGATGCTCAAGGTACTCGTTTGCGAGATCGAACCACTGCGTGAAGTCGATGGGCTCGAAGACAACGTGGTACTCAGGGTTTGTCTCTTTGAACCGCCGGTCGATAGAGGCGCGAAGCTCGTCAACTGACTGTCTCGTCGGCTCGCCGACTCGGGCGAGAAACCGGCCGCGGAGATCCGTATCGGTCGCGAGTGCATCACGTAGGAACGCGCGGAGTTCGTCGGCGTCGGCGCCATCGAGTGCGGCGTCGAGTTGATCGCCTTCGTCAGGCGGGGGGTCGTCGATACACCGAAGCAACACGGCGACGACGTGCTTGCACGTACCCGGCCCGTCGTACGGACAATCACACCACGGGGCAAACCCGTCGGTGGCGAGGTCAACACGGACCTCGTACTGACGGCTGCCGCTCACGATGGCGGTTACGGTGGTACCGATGCAGTGTATTTCGTGGATACGGCTCTCAGTGAGATATCGTTCGCCACGTTCGAAGACCGCGTCCGTACAGATATCTCGAACCGCCTCCTCGGTTACGTCCATATGCGTTGACGGTGTTCCAGCGCGAACGGGAAAACCGATCGTCGATCTCGCCTTCGCACTGGATTAGAACGGTCTGGTTTTGCGAGAAGCCATGATACAACTGTAGCACACCTAGAACTCCCAGCTTGGCGGAGTCCTATTCGGTGGCGAGTTCCTCGTAGATATCCGCGTGCTCGTCGAGGTCTTGACGACCGAGGAACCGGATGAGATACTGCCGCGCCTCCTCGGCGGACAGCTCATCGGGCATCTCGGGCGGCTCGCTTTCAGCGGCCATGCTTATTCCTCACTACGGGGGTCGTGGTCATAATCGTTCGGTTCGTGGGATTCCTGCTCGCCGGTGTCGCGGTCCGCCGGGAGCTGCTCCGCTCCCTCGATACGGGCCAGCCACAAATTGATGATCGCCTCGTATTCCGGTGTCAGCGGCTCTGTGTGCGCCCGCAGATACGCGAGCACGTCGTCCGCATCGACGCTGGACTCATCCGTCGCGAACGCCTTCACAATCTCTTTGATCTCCCGATCGTAGTCGAAGCGCAGCACATTCAGCGCGTAGAAAATCCGGGTCGACATGAGCGCCGTTCGCTTATTACCATCAATGAACGGATGATTGGCCGCAATGAGCCGGAGCAGTTGGAAGGCCTTCTCGTGGAGCAATTCGGCGCCCTGACCGAACTGGCCTTCCTGAACGTGTTCCACGGCGTATTCGATATCGCCTGGCGAAGCCACTCCGGCGGTGGTCTCTGCATTGCATCCACGATCAGCTCGTGAATGGCGTGGATGTCGTCGGCCGATAGGTAGCTGATGACCAGATCTGGGCGACAGTAGTCTATATTCCAATCTCACCGATATAATTATAAATACATCGGTGTAATTGGAATCTATGAGGGAAGCAGAGCTTCGAGTTATCGACGGTTTACGCGATCGGTCCTACTCAGTTGGCGAGTTAGCCGATGCAATCGATAAAAGTCAAAGCTGGACATCGGAGGTCGTTGGCGACCTCGAACACGCCAATCTTGTGGAGCGAACCGACGGCGTCCAATTGGCAACCACGTACGAAGCGTCACTGCTTGCCGAGCTCCTTGACCGCTACGCACTTACGAAGGTACTGACGGGAACGAAAGAGGACATTTTGAGTGCGCTGGTTGGCGGCCCGACGACGATTTCGGAGTTACAACAGCAGGGCTTCGCCAAGTCCACGCTCTACAAGCATTTGAACGAGATCCAGGAAACTGGCGCGATCGCGCATACGGACGATGGGTATATCATCAGCGATGATACGCTCCGGTCGTTTCTCGAAGCTAAAACCCGAACGACACCGTTCGAAACCGAATACCGCGCGAACGGCGACCGAATGGTCGCGACGAGCAAGGACACCGTCGATGGGAAGCCGACTGCGTTCTCGGCGTTCACTCGCTACGGTGTTGACTATCACCCAGCGAAGACCTACGTGTATCAAGGTGATCGCTCGCTAGAACTCGAAGCAATTCTGATCCATGCGGTGACTGTCGCTGAGAACAAGAAACAGATGGCGATGGCTGGCGTGTTCTATCTCACGCATCGCGCGAGCCTCGACACCAGCGACCTGTGGCGGCTCGCAAACAGGTGGGAGTGCGTCGAGAAATGGGCCGATCTCTTTGCATACATCGATCAGCGGGAGGTCCACCACGAGGAGCTCTTTCTCCCGTGGGAGGAATTCATCGATATCGCGAACGACTATGGGGTCTATCCGCGCGGCCAACATCCGGAAGATAGCCTTCGACGGGGGCTCGAAGAGCTTGGCGACTACTTGGAGACGTCTGCCGACGTGTATCTTCTCGGCGGTGGCAACCTCATTCTGCGTGGGTTGAAGGATTCAACGAAAGACGTCGACATCGTCGTTGAGGACGGACAGACGTTCCTCGCACTCGCTGAATCGCTCCAGGACCTGGGATACGAGGAGCGTGGTGACTTGGAAACGGCATACAACCAACTCGATCCCAGTATTGTGCTGGAGAAGGAGGGATTTCCACGCTGGGACATCTTCGTAGAGGCGGTTGCTGGTCAGCTCCAGTTGACGCCGGCGATGATCGAGCGGTGCGACCAGTCATTCGAGTACGGCAATCTCCATGTACATCTGCTCTCGCTGACTGACATCTTCGTATTCAAATCGATCACGGAACGCGAAGGCGATCTCGAAGACGTCGCACTGATCGCCAGACAAGCCGACCTCAACTGGGAAAGTATCTTCCAAGAGATCACAACCCAGGAAGATCGCACTGACCAATTCTTCTCCTTTGCAGTGCTTGATACGCTCAATATCCTCGATGAGCGACACAATATTGCGGCCCCAATTACCGATCGCCTCGTCTCGTACTGTCTCGAGAACGCGTTGCTCGTCTTGCTGGACGCTCCGAAAACGATCGAAGACCTCCGAGAAGAGCTGGATTTTCCCGATCACCAGATCTACAACAAGCTCCGGAAGCTCGAAGAGGAGGGACAGATCACCGTCGACCGCAGCGGTCGGCTCAATACATACCAGCGGGCCGAATCGACTGATCGGTAATTCTGCACCAAGATCATTCGTCCGGGTTGACTAGCTTTTTGTACTTCGGCGTCACTGAATCTCCTCCCCGCCACTGCCAAGAGTCGTAGCGCTTGACATTGATGTCCTTGATTGTGATTGTGGCCATCGACGACTGGCCGCTCGTCAATCTCGGTCTCATCCGAATCATCTTCGAGGCGGATCTTGTGAGTCTTGTACTCTGCCAGCTCCTCGGGATAGCGTGCGACGTGCTGGAGTTACTCCCACACGTGTTCGTACTCACAGACAGCTTGGAAGTAACTTGGCTCATCGACGACTGGTCGAGGGATAACGCCACCGTCGAAGTCGCTCAACCGTCCGAGGTGAATCGGGAAATGGCCGGTCGATGGGTCATCCTCTCCGCTCGTGGCGACGAGCCGTCGATTGACCAGTCGGAGGGTTGCCGTATCGTCTTCCTGTTCGGCGGTTCGTTTCCACTGTTCGATCGCGTTTCGGACGGCGGACTGCTTCGCCGGCGCGATATCGTCCTTCGGGACGTTCACCCACACGTGCGCGTTCTCCGTGATGTATAGTCGCCCGGCTGTTCCGCGGTATCGTTGATACTTGTCGACGAGTTCGGGGTGGTGGAACGCGGATTCGAATCGGTAGTCCTTCCACTTCCAGAACAGGCTCTCGTCCTGGCCGACACTCCAGCGTTCCCCGTGGTGGAACGGAAACCCGGTCCACACTTTGATACTGTTTCTGGTTGGTGTCGGTGGGTCCGAGTCGACTTCGTCGAAGTCGAGTGTTCCCGAGAGTTTCCCGACGTACACGGGTATCCATCCCGTGTCGATGGGGGCCTCGTCGACGTGTTTGTAGTCGTCGGCTTTGACTTTGGTGATGACTTCGTTGTCAGCCGTGACGCGGAAACTCCCGTACCCGCCGGTCTTCCCGAGAAGAACGAGCGCACGGCGCAATCCATGCGGTGGCTCCGTGTAGATCGCGAGGTCCCGTTGCTCCCACTTGAGTACGGCATCGTCGAAGTCGTCGTCAGAGACGAGGCTGTATTTCGAGCCTCGGTACGCGGACGGCCATGGTTTCCCCGGCTGTAGTGTGACTGATCGTTGATTTTCCAACGGGACATTCGTCGGTTCCTCCCTCAGTGTTGCCTTCATCGAGACTCTCCCGTGTAGTCGACATCCATCGCAGCTACGGCACTAGCCAGCGATCCGAACGTTTTCTGATAGTATTCGACCGGATACGATCCGTGGGCTTCTACGTCTCTCCAAGACTGCAGTCCATTCGCGTCTTGTT includes the following:
- a CDS encoding winged helix-turn-helix domain-containing protein; amino-acid sequence: MSETDTGSADAGPFAEQQRLFKLLSQDTRHLIIQELLGHPAHLMSLAELEYMTGKSQAAIKDQLETLIDAGLLARYTYEPSEGKRDLPSQFYGFTERGVEVLHDYKYLRGLPVARALYENTRKTEKIERHESAPRPELPDAVAEALDFDEPDLDAVDGGTNP
- a CDS encoding SWIM zinc finger family protein, with the translated sequence MDVTEEAVRDICTDAVFERGERYLTESRIHEIHCIGTTVTAIVSGSRQYEVRVDLATDGFAPWCDCPYDGPGTCKHVVAVLLRCIDDPPPDEGDQLDAALDGADADELRAFLRDALATDTDLRGRFLARVGEPTRQSVDELRASIDRRFKETNPEYHVVFEPIDFTQWFDLANEYLEHLDNGAATKRIVYLADQLGIDLPARKELVASFTSGYSLLDPTRPDTGSTDSTYRLRINVEPAMLEPTES
- a CDS encoding type II toxin-antitoxin system death-on-curing family toxin, whose translation is MASPGDIEYAVEHVQEGQFGQGAELLHEKAFQLLRLIAANHPFIDGNKRTALMSTRIFYALNVLRFDYDREIKEIVKAFATDESSVDADDVLAYLRAHTEPLTPEYEAIINLWLARIEGAEQLPADRDTGEQESHEPNDYDHDPRSEE
- a CDS encoding DUF6036 family nucleotidyltransferase, with amino-acid sequence MREAELRVIDGLRDRSYSVGELADAIDKSQSWTSEVVGDLEHANLVERTDGVQLATTYEASLLAELLDRYALTKVLTGTKEDILSALVGGPTTISELQQQGFAKSTLYKHLNEIQETGAIAHTDDGYIISDDTLRSFLEAKTRTTPFETEYRANGDRMVATSKDTVDGKPTAFSAFTRYGVDYHPAKTYVYQGDRSLELEAILIHAVTVAENKKQMAMAGVFYLTHRASLDTSDLWRLANRWECVEKWADLFAYIDQREVHHEELFLPWEEFIDIANDYGVYPRGQHPEDSLRRGLEELGDYLETSADVYLLGGGNLILRGLKDSTKDVDIVVEDGQTFLALAESLQDLGYEERGDLETAYNQLDPSIVLEKEGFPRWDIFVEAVAGQLQLTPAMIERCDQSFEYGNLHVHLLSLTDIFVFKSITEREGDLEDVALIARQADLNWESIFQEITTQEDRTDQFFSFAVLDTLNILDERHNIAAPITDRLVSYCLENALLVLLDAPKTIEDLREELDFPDHQIYNKLRKLEEEGQITVDRSGRLNTYQRAESTDR